tgaaataaaaataaagtcaatacgattgctctaagaactTATTCCCAAGGGTGctagtttttttacttcaacaggtaaaatataaccgaagcccatgtgaaaaacatgctacactgatgaaattcgggatcaaggttttaaataaagcagggacaaaggattcaaaaagttcttaaaaatatttttggtgaaagggttttttttttatgggttgagttatgtgtgagaaaggtatcataacagctgacttatattttattaatttttaaaacttggttaaaaagttttggttggtataagaataaAGGATCTATAAAgtttacaaaattatcttgagtgaaagggtgtttttttttaggaaatgatgaaattcggaattagtaccataaaaactgggaaaaaattgctacaccaatgaaaattagtaaaaacGTTTTATTTATAACTggaaccaagaacccaaaaagtctatacaaatatttcagGTGAaagggcgtttttttttttgcaaccagtTACAGATTTtgctgtctcttcgaaaaaacaccctctcatttaaaataaaaaatctgtcaaatcacatacaaatttaaaacttttccgTTTTTAAagagactttaaatttaatggagtgcgAAAAAACTGGGCCTTAGTACTTCTTAGTAAATTCTCTCTAAATGATTTTAAACATTGAGTTTTAGAACCGTATACACCATggtcaaaggagagatcctgagaatctcgtcaaaaaagcaatatcatacaatgtTCCAACACGAAGTAAAAAGAagggtaggcctaaaaactcttGGTACacgcaaatgcaaaaacaccagcaatAAGTTGGCttcagaaatataaaaatacaaaaccgggaAGCTTGTCGCCGATTTCTGAGTTCAACCCGGCGATCCCCACAGGcagatcactagtgtgaagcagatacgtgGGATAGCTATGATCCtggacatcgagatcataacaagAAAAGGAAGAAGAGTTTGCGAATCACATAAGGGGTGTCTGTAAAATgattaaatgaagaaaaaaaacctgtgaaaatttaaatgatactatttttatcacttcacagcttCACAGAATGAGAATTGAACCTCTGGGCGAGTTTAATTACCTGTATtgagcaaaattttggaattgatAAACAAATTCATCAACCAATTCCCAAAGCCAAATGTCGGGCAATTCAAGTAACACTGGACTTGGCGATGAGATGATTAGATTGAAGAAATCGCAGTaattaaagaatgaattaataCGCTGCTCCAATTTTGGTCCACCTGGAATGCGGGCGTGGATGTGGCGATAATACAATTCTTTGTACAAAATCAAGAACACTTTATCGTGTTCAACCAATGAGGAAACTTCTTGCTCATCGGGCCATGCACTCTTATCGAAATGGTGATCACTGATCTGGGGGAAGGTGTTCTCATACATGTTCTGGATGTCAAAGATGACTCCCTCCTTGATGGCCTGGCAAAAGTTAATCAAGAAATACTTGACATTTTCCGGCATTTGTTTGGAATAGTAATTGCGTTCGTATTCCATATCCAATTGTGGATCACCGGTATGACCGTAATCATCATAGAGAtcctaaattaaataatttattttaattaaattttattcaataaaaaatgtatgtagttTGCTTTTTGTTAAACACTGAGCAAGCACTGAAGTTTGGTTATGTTTCACTTCACTACTTTAAAATgctttattttaatgaattattatacttttttagaaatatttattaatttgttataCCTGATTGCCGTAATCGTCACCACCGTACATGattttagaaattatttataactttttttaatgaaaattgtaaaatttgccAGCAAGTTGACAGAAACACGCCAGCAGCAGAATAATTCAAGAATTAAAAGAAAGAGGCGCATACATTGATGCAAGAGTGAAATGGTTATATATTTATGAAAAGGTGTGTTTGTTTTGAAGTAGAAGACAAAAATGGAATATAGAGATGAGAAAGtttgaaaagtaaatttttatcGATTGATTAAAAAAGTAGGAAAAAAATTGAGTGAGCGCACAACTTTGTCAATaatttgaaaatagaaaataagcATATCTGTGTCGCACaaacttgctcttatgttaaaatttctttcaaagagttttttttttttattaaaaaaatatgaagccTAGTACGCAAATTGAGCTttattttagctcccatacaaattatcgaaaaatcatctaaatttgttcgataatttgtatgggagccaagtatgcagctgaagcgaaacgaaattttccatacaaaatttcgttagacgttgaacgaaaattttcgtttagcttttcgtttttcagtacgcagctctagccTGGTACACTGCTCGCCAGGGAGCATGGGAAaattatctcggctaaaatttagcgcgaacagcgtaccaggcttctaGCGAaaaattaggtgtgttttttattacaaccggtcttaaagcctggtacgctgctcgcgctaaattttagccgagataaaattcccatacaagttatcgataacttgtatgggatccattttatctcggctaaaaattttcgataatttgtatgggagctaaaatttagcgcgagcagcgtaccaggcttaacttgacaaaaaaaacgcagtctgggctaagcaatttacatgttaagcctggtacgctgctcgcgctaaattttagctcccatacaaattatcgaaaatttttagccgagataaaatggatcccatacaagttatcgataacttgtataggaattttatctcagctaaaatttagcgcgagcagcgtaccaggctttaaatacaacaacaccttagccccttgggcttagttgtttagcccggatatttctctgggcttaactttttgaagagttttaaatctgtgctaccaaactaattttttcataaattgtttagaatttgtttaaaacgtgaaaactgacgtttggaaggacaaaatgtattaaaatagttttgctagcatacatttttgtatctctttgtaaaacatacatgcaaaatacaagaaaatgacgaaagcgaaaaatatgacaactctaaatttttgttgtgtctgctgttttcggaacattcaatatacagtgctgccaaggtttcaggttaagccccgaggcgttttttttgtccagttaagaccggtggtaataaaaaacacacctattgtagagttttcactcatttttcacttactttttactgtcctgtgcatttgtcttgactccaagagcagtgttgacggttttttcacttttaattcatttatttcttgcgttaaaaattattttctgttgctTTTTCttgatttggaattttgttttttgattttgacagaaaactcgatgatattttttcgttagcattttcgttgtcgtttttggagacttgaaaatttttcgtttcgcttcaccTGCGTACTAGGccttagctcccatacaaatgatcgaacaaaatttttttaaatttttcgataatttgtatgggagctaaaatttagctcgatctatGTACCAGGCCTTAGGCTAGCACAAAAGTCTAGTAAGCAGAtcacgctaaattttagctcccacacaaattatcgataacttgtatgggaatttgagctatgctaaaatttagctcgatctgcgtaccaggcttttagtacaattttttttaaaaagagtatacaaactgttttttagaccaaaaactaACCTTTCTGCattattttcgtaatttttccattttgggaattaacaaacaaaatcgTGTCAGGTGTTCCACCCATAAACTTAAGTTCCAGAAttgaattgatttaaaaaaattaactaaacgaACAAACCTAAGTAAATTCTTGGCATCACTGGCTTTTCCCAGCAACATaccaaaatgacatttcaattttttttttactactcaACAGGAACCTAGACAAATAAGTAAatctatttcaatttatttactttaaataaaactttaaccAACTTGAatccttaaatttaaaataaattcttatacaGGCTCTTCATATCAATGGATTATCATCACCACGTTTTCTAAAATCTAATAGATACGCTCGATTTATCTTATACTTTTGCGACCTTTGACACAACCGAaattatcatacaaaaaaaaatcaaaatactcAACTTTCTCTCCGAAGAACCCACACACAAATCACACGTAATATGGCAACAAAACGAAAACCAATTCGACCTGTTAACACGAATATGAATTTCAGACCCGGAGGTCCTGATGTATCCAGGTCAGAAGCCAAAGGCACTCGACCTACGGCTGCACCAACAACAATTAAAGAAATCATAGTCACAACAATAATGTATGTTTGCAAAAAGACCATCTTCTTCGATACCAATCTTAAAGTAGCTCTCTATTTGGGAAGTCTTTTTGTAATTTCACTTATTGGAGACTTTATACCTTAtcccaaaacatacttttcccGTTCGGACAATCTATTTAATGTTTACTTTGTTAAAATCGGCTGGGGTTGGACGTTATTATTTAGTTTACCTTTTCTAGTTATGACTTCAATTGTCCTTTGTTGTGGGGATAGGAAAAAGATGCTAACAAATCACTTACCTCGCATTGCAATTGCTACGTTCTTCTGGTTCTTCTGGACAAAGTTGTTTAATGTTATTGAAACATCTTATGGCCGATGCACTGCTAGAGGATTTGATAGCAAGTCTACTTGTTTGCGTGCTGGCCATTTATGGAACGGATTTGATATATCAGGacatgcatttattttaattcactCTAGTTTGGTATTGATCGAAGAAGCTAGACCAATAGTTAAATGGGAATCGATTAAAGAGCATTTGCGAAATGAATTGCACAATCGTAGTGTAGCAGAGCGGTCAAGTACAAATCCACTGAGGAATCTCAGTGATGAGCAAATGAAAATGCTAAACTTTTTGTATGAACGTTTGACTCCAGCTATTAGGACTCTATTCATTGGCATTGCAGCTTTGCAGTTGCTATGGGATGTCATGTTAGTTGGAACTATGCTGTACTATCACAAAATGATTGAAAAGGTTGTTAGTGGAATAATTGCAATTTTAACATGGTACTTTACATATCGATTCTGGTATCCATCATCGAGTGTATTGCCTGATCCAGCTGGAAGTGGATGCTTCTTTTATCAACGAGAAAGAAGTGACACTTTTGTGTATAAGAGGACTCCCAGTTTGACAACACCAATAACACCAACACAGCGCACACCAACGACTTCTGGCCAAGTGCCCATGTTTATGGGTTTGCCTATTTATGCGAATCAACGAGTGGCGAATCAGGCTTCTGCAACGCCCAACACATCAAATAATTCTTCAGAATTTCTTTAATGATTTTTCTGTTTAGTCATTACgcttataatgttttttttttttttaatttctttttatatttttggtgaaaactttatttttgttgtttgatttgttaaaattgtatttttcccTTCTTAAACTATCTTGTCATTATTATTTATCCTTTTGTTGCGATAAAACCCATAAATGTATTACATATTTAAGTGcctatggtgtttttt
This DNA window, taken from Episyrphus balteatus chromosome 2, idEpiBalt1.1, whole genome shotgun sequence, encodes the following:
- the LOC129912708 gene encoding acyl-coenzyme A diphosphatase FITM2, with the translated sequence MATKRKPIRPVNTNMNFRPGGPDVSRSEAKGTRPTAAPTTIKEIIVTTIMYVCKKTIFFDTNLKVALYLGSLFVISLIGDFIPYPKTYFSRSDNLFNVYFVKIGWGWTLLFSLPFLVMTSIVLCCGDRKKMLTNHLPRIAIATFFWFFWTKLFNVIETSYGRCTARGFDSKSTCLRAGHLWNGFDISGHAFILIHSSLVLIEEARPIVKWESIKEHLRNELHNRSVAERSSTNPLRNLSDEQMKMLNFLYERLTPAIRTLFIGIAALQLLWDVMLVGTMLYYHKMIEKVVSGIIAILTWYFTYRFWYPSSSVLPDPAGSGCFFYQRERSDTFVYKRTPSLTTPITPTQRTPTTSGQVPMFMGLPIYANQRVANQASATPNTSNNSSEFL